A section of the Microbulbifer pacificus genome encodes:
- a CDS encoding DsrE family protein — protein MRFLKISIHCLKGALMACLLQPALASAEFATGPVVENFGAVADVVQSVPLTGKERFKVVFDAAEQGEEGKRNRKFESLARFLNMQARAGVKPEQIELALVVHGGAGFDVVNSAAFQKKFQRDNPNAELLAALQKHKVRVILCGQSAAFNGIENDDLLPGVEMALSAMTAHALLQQQGYTLNPW, from the coding sequence ATGCGCTTTTTGAAAATATCAATTCACTGCCTGAAAGGTGCGCTCATGGCATGCCTGCTGCAACCAGCCCTGGCCTCGGCAGAATTCGCCACCGGCCCGGTGGTGGAGAACTTTGGCGCGGTGGCCGATGTTGTGCAATCGGTGCCGCTCACCGGTAAAGAACGTTTCAAGGTTGTATTTGACGCAGCGGAGCAGGGCGAAGAGGGAAAGCGCAATCGCAAGTTCGAGAGCCTCGCCCGCTTCCTCAATATGCAGGCGCGCGCGGGCGTGAAACCGGAACAGATCGAGCTGGCGCTGGTGGTCCACGGCGGTGCGGGCTTTGATGTAGTAAACAGCGCCGCTTTCCAGAAAAAGTTCCAGCGCGATAATCCCAACGCTGAATTGCTGGCGGCGTTACAGAAACACAAGGTGCGCGTCATTCTTTGCGGCCAATCCGCCGCGTTTAACGGAATCGAGAATGATGACTTGTTGCCCGGCGTAGAGATGGCCCTGTCCGCCATGACGGCCCACGCCCTGTTGCAGCAACAGGGCTATACGCTTAATCCTTGGTGA
- a CDS encoding tRNA-uridine aminocarboxypropyltransferase — protein MQIILLTHERELERPSNTGKLVLSAVAGEGVGVERVIWRRAEPDKALLATLDDPAMGLLYPDTEVAGEAAGNMSIETCERFILLDATWQEARKMFNRSPYLHLVRRVNLVPARDSRFRLRRNQKSAGLCTVECVVEILRCKGHLELAALLEEEFERFNSAN, from the coding sequence ATGCAGATCATACTCCTGACTCACGAACGCGAACTGGAGCGTCCGAGTAACACCGGCAAGCTGGTACTGTCCGCCGTAGCCGGTGAGGGAGTAGGTGTGGAGCGGGTGATCTGGCGGCGCGCAGAACCGGATAAAGCATTGCTGGCGACGCTGGATGATCCCGCGATGGGGCTGCTGTATCCCGATACCGAAGTGGCGGGTGAAGCGGCCGGTAACATGAGCATCGAAACCTGCGAGCGGTTTATCCTGCTCGACGCCACCTGGCAGGAGGCGCGCAAGATGTTCAATCGCAGCCCCTATCTCCACCTTGTGCGCAGAGTGAACCTGGTGCCAGCGCGGGATTCCCGCTTTCGCCTGCGGCGCAACCAGAAGTCGGCGGGGCTGTGTACCGTGGAATGTGTGGTGGAAATCCTGCGCTGCAAAGGTCACCTTGAACTTGCCGCTCTGCTGGAGGAGGAATTTGAGCGCTTCAATAGCGCAAATTAA
- a CDS encoding peroxiredoxin codes for MKKLFCWLALLFVACPAVAIEVGEPAPEFSLQASDGKTYTLSDFKDKQAVVIAWYPKAFTKGCTIECKSLAENGHLIREYDVTYFMASTDEVEDNKKFADEYKADFPLLSDPTGAVAEAYDVKMPVLNMAKRVTFYIGKDGNILKVDRDIKPATSAEDMARTLGELGVAKK; via the coding sequence ATGAAAAAACTATTCTGTTGGCTGGCGCTGTTGTTTGTCGCATGCCCTGCCGTGGCGATTGAGGTTGGCGAACCTGCACCGGAGTTTTCCCTGCAGGCATCCGATGGCAAGACTTATACCCTGTCTGACTTCAAAGACAAGCAGGCGGTGGTGATCGCCTGGTATCCGAAAGCGTTTACCAAGGGCTGTACCATCGAGTGCAAATCCCTAGCGGAAAATGGCCACCTGATTCGCGAGTACGATGTCACCTACTTCATGGCTAGCACCGATGAAGTGGAAGACAACAAAAAATTCGCCGATGAATACAAGGCAGATTTCCCGCTGCTGAGCGATCCAACCGGTGCTGTTGCCGAGGCCTACGACGTGAAAATGCCAGTGCTGAATATGGCCAAACGGGTTACCTTCTATATCGGCAAGGACGGGAATATCCTGAAAGTTGACCGCGATATCAAACCCGCTACCAGTGCCGAGGATATGGCGCGCACGTTGGGCGAGCTGGGTGTGGCAAAAAAATAA
- a CDS encoding DUF2884 family protein — protein MNKIRLLTAASILALPFAAQVQATEINLAGGDEHSCNVDIHQQITVGRDFMETRDEDDNQPLFAYHAPDQLAVGDTGLILDRRQQELMQSYQQGLHTAGRQVSEIAVEAMDIAMNGVGIALAVLAGPDSADTQEFLQSSEALREKLLAQTKKQGDVYTFGSPWVDDVFGETFERELEPQIEKLAAKSAGNIAWHAMKAVFTGGASIERDAEAAAEAAEAEVEKKAERLEARADALCLQLQALDELEVKLHQAIPALQGMELITMK, from the coding sequence ATGAACAAGATTCGCCTGCTGACCGCCGCTTCCATACTGGCCCTGCCCTTCGCCGCCCAGGTACAGGCAACCGAGATCAACCTGGCTGGAGGCGACGAACACAGCTGCAATGTGGATATCCACCAGCAGATCACCGTCGGGCGCGACTTCATGGAAACCCGTGACGAGGACGACAACCAGCCGCTGTTTGCCTACCACGCTCCGGACCAGCTGGCCGTGGGTGATACCGGCCTGATCCTCGACCGTCGGCAACAGGAGTTGATGCAGTCCTATCAGCAGGGGTTGCACACCGCCGGACGTCAGGTATCCGAAATTGCCGTGGAGGCGATGGATATCGCGATGAACGGTGTCGGTATTGCGCTTGCGGTGCTCGCCGGCCCGGACAGTGCCGATACCCAGGAGTTTCTGCAGTCTTCCGAAGCACTGCGAGAAAAACTGCTGGCACAGACCAAAAAGCAGGGCGATGTGTACACTTTCGGCAGCCCGTGGGTTGACGACGTCTTTGGCGAAACGTTTGAAAGGGAACTGGAACCGCAGATTGAAAAACTCGCGGCAAAGTCTGCCGGCAATATCGCCTGGCATGCCATGAAAGCAGTGTTTACCGGTGGCGCCAGTATCGAACGGGACGCGGAGGCTGCGGCAGAAGCGGCCGAGGCCGAGGTGGAAAAGAAAGCGGAAAGACTGGAGGCTCGTGCCGATGCGCTGTGTCTGCAGCTGCAAGCGCTGGACGAACTGGAAGTAAAATTACATCAGGCCATTCCTGCACTGCAGGGCATGGAATTGATCACCATGAAATAA
- a CDS encoding TonB-dependent receptor plug domain-containing protein, with translation MKRKALSCAVVAIIAGGAMAPMPMAVAEEVEEVAVTGVRGKPRSVSDSPVPVDVFGSEALESVSHTDTNDVLMTLVPSYSLSRQPISDGGTFVRPAQLRGMPTDKTLVLVNSKRRHRAALVEIGGSGTQGPDIATIPSSALKSVEVLRDGAAAQYGSDAIAGVINFILKDNDEGGSFGVRTGEYSEGDGFQTTATGNVGMPIGSSGFLSISGEVSAADFTSRSEQYCEDWFCMADQDPAFIEAAKNASLEGDVVQPWGQPNSEGARLFFNAGYDLGEGKELYAFGNYSESEADGSFYYRYPNNGTIMDLREQDGSIYSPLEKFPGGFTPRFFGEVTDYSMVSGFKGEMASGLAYDLSARYGYSEVAYTLKNTINPSMGPDSPTSFKPGTLANEEVQIQADFSKELMLGLNSPVVAAFGISYMDESYELSGGDEASYTAGPYATQDPWGFCNDNGTPTADGLAVMVAGSGLNCADPDDPVYQVVGVGSNGFPGYSPEYSGTYSRDSYAVYGDLSTDLTDQLFVQAAVRFEDYSDFDSELVGKLAMQYDVTDNFGLRASVGTGFRAPTPGQQGTTNVSTRLPNGFPVATGLFPASSSVAQALGAEALKPETSTNFAFGFTADFDKLNLTVDFYRIDVDDRTYAISTLDVSADSDSGAAYDNYLALVDAGVVGAESIGGVFYFTNAFDTRTQGVDVVATYPLEWSADSTTNITASLNYNKSEFTSDPSEYLNEEDQYDFENFDPKLRGAVTAMHDIGPVSLLARANWYGTSENYNGGEVQKYGSVVQVDLEGKYHFTENTSASLGGRNIFDEYPDKDLLGDYCCGAVYPTGSIVDWQGSFYYLSLNHSF, from the coding sequence ATGAAGCGGAAAGCTCTAAGTTGTGCTGTGGTAGCTATCATTGCCGGGGGTGCCATGGCACCGATGCCGATGGCGGTGGCTGAAGAGGTGGAAGAAGTAGCGGTGACCGGGGTGCGGGGCAAGCCGCGCTCGGTATCTGACTCACCAGTACCGGTTGATGTATTCGGATCAGAAGCACTGGAGTCGGTATCCCATACCGATACCAACGACGTGCTGATGACTCTTGTTCCGTCCTACAGTCTGTCGCGCCAGCCGATCAGCGACGGCGGCACTTTTGTCCGCCCCGCACAGCTGCGTGGCATGCCTACGGATAAAACGCTGGTGCTGGTGAACTCCAAGCGTCGCCATCGCGCCGCACTGGTAGAGATTGGTGGTTCCGGTACCCAGGGTCCGGATATTGCGACTATTCCCAGCTCTGCTCTCAAATCCGTTGAGGTGCTGCGCGATGGTGCAGCGGCCCAGTACGGTTCCGATGCCATTGCCGGCGTGATCAACTTTATCCTCAAGGACAACGACGAGGGTGGCTCCTTCGGCGTGCGCACCGGCGAGTACAGTGAAGGCGACGGCTTCCAGACCACCGCAACCGGCAACGTCGGTATGCCCATTGGCAGTAGCGGCTTCCTGAGTATTTCCGGTGAAGTTTCCGCTGCGGATTTTACCTCCCGCTCCGAGCAATACTGTGAAGACTGGTTCTGTATGGCGGATCAGGATCCGGCATTTATTGAGGCGGCAAAAAATGCATCGCTGGAGGGCGATGTGGTACAGCCCTGGGGACAGCCGAACTCTGAAGGTGCGCGACTGTTCTTCAACGCCGGTTACGATCTCGGCGAGGGCAAGGAGCTGTATGCCTTTGGTAACTACTCCGAGAGCGAAGCCGATGGCAGCTTCTATTACCGCTACCCGAACAACGGCACCATTATGGACCTGCGCGAGCAGGATGGCTCCATTTACAGCCCGTTGGAAAAATTCCCCGGCGGCTTCACCCCGCGCTTTTTTGGTGAAGTGACCGACTACTCGATGGTGTCAGGATTTAAAGGCGAAATGGCTTCAGGTCTCGCATACGACCTGAGTGCGCGCTACGGCTATTCCGAAGTGGCCTACACCCTGAAAAATACCATCAACCCGTCCATGGGCCCGGATAGCCCCACGTCCTTCAAGCCGGGCACCCTGGCAAACGAAGAAGTCCAGATCCAGGCGGACTTTTCCAAGGAGCTGATGCTCGGTCTGAACAGCCCGGTTGTAGCGGCATTTGGTATCAGCTACATGGATGAATCCTACGAGCTGAGCGGTGGCGATGAGGCCTCCTATACCGCCGGTCCTTACGCTACCCAGGACCCCTGGGGTTTCTGTAATGACAATGGCACACCCACTGCCGATGGCCTTGCGGTAATGGTAGCGGGGTCGGGCCTCAACTGTGCAGATCCGGATGATCCGGTCTACCAGGTAGTGGGCGTGGGGTCCAACGGCTTCCCCGGCTACTCTCCGGAATACAGCGGCACCTACAGTCGCGACTCCTATGCCGTCTACGGTGACCTCAGCACAGACCTGACCGATCAACTGTTTGTACAGGCCGCAGTGCGCTTTGAGGATTACTCGGACTTTGACTCGGAGCTGGTGGGCAAGCTGGCGATGCAATACGACGTCACCGATAACTTCGGTCTGCGCGCATCGGTCGGCACCGGCTTCCGTGCACCAACTCCGGGCCAGCAGGGCACCACCAACGTCTCCACGCGTCTGCCCAATGGTTTCCCGGTGGCAACCGGTCTGTTCCCCGCCAGCAGCAGCGTTGCCCAGGCCCTGGGTGCCGAGGCGCTGAAGCCGGAAACTTCCACCAACTTCGCGTTCGGTTTTACTGCGGATTTCGACAAACTCAACCTGACCGTGGATTTCTATCGTATCGATGTGGATGACCGCACCTACGCGATTTCCACCCTGGATGTTTCTGCGGATAGCGACAGTGGTGCGGCCTACGACAATTATCTGGCGCTGGTGGATGCCGGAGTGGTGGGTGCCGAATCCATCGGCGGCGTGTTCTACTTCACCAACGCCTTCGATACCCGCACCCAGGGTGTGGATGTGGTGGCAACCTACCCACTGGAATGGTCGGCAGACAGCACCACCAACATCACTGCGTCGCTGAACTACAACAAGTCGGAGTTTACCTCCGACCCCAGTGAATATCTGAACGAAGAAGACCAGTACGACTTCGAGAACTTCGACCCGAAATTGCGCGGCGCGGTCACCGCCATGCACGATATTGGCCCGGTTTCACTGCTGGCCCGCGCCAACTGGTATGGAACTTCAGAAAACTACAATGGCGGCGAAGTGCAGAAGTACGGATCGGTGGTGCAGGTGGATCTGGAAGGTAAATACCACTTTACCGAAAACACCAGTGCCAGCCTCGGTGGCCGCAATATTTTCGACGAGTATCCGGACAAGGACCTGCTCGGCGATTACTGCTGTGGCGCTGTCTACCCGACCGGCTCCATCGTCGACTGGCAGGGCAGCTTCTACTACCTGAGCCTGAATCACAGCTTCTGA
- a CDS encoding pyridoxal phosphate-dependent aminotransferase encodes MHKSLSRRLFLQGATAAFSAATMGGLASAASAKEIVRPKPLYGPPPGIARLNSNENPYGPSPAALKAMMEASQKGAYYVFDSVIRLKEMIAERHGLTPEHISIGSGSSAGLTAAAIVAGRKGNILGPDLFWDTTSRVVEIQELGEIKRLPKLESMQIDLDAMYAAIDDSVSMVQVTNPNNPTGLLIDPVAMNNFCIKASKKCTVLSDEAYNEITDNSDANSVIPLVKQGHDIIVARTFSKIYGLAGMRVGYLIAQPEKIAEIEKYGVGWYGLNQAGLAAAIASYEDHTFMDYCRSKIKEAREMVSAAVKENGLTALPSVTNFMFVNLGELNAETFRAEMEKENVHIRGIYRDYTNWSRVSMGFIEDVQKYTSALPKVLHRMG; translated from the coding sequence ATGCACAAATCACTGAGCAGAAGGTTGTTCTTACAGGGGGCCACTGCGGCCTTTTCTGCCGCCACCATGGGAGGCCTGGCCAGCGCCGCTTCCGCCAAGGAAATCGTGCGCCCCAAGCCGCTGTACGGACCGCCCCCAGGGATTGCCAGACTGAACTCGAATGAAAACCCTTACGGCCCCAGCCCCGCCGCGCTCAAGGCCATGATGGAGGCGAGCCAGAAAGGCGCCTACTACGTTTTCGACAGTGTGATCCGACTCAAGGAGATGATTGCCGAGCGCCACGGCCTGACCCCGGAGCATATCAGCATCGGTTCCGGCAGCAGTGCGGGCCTCACCGCCGCCGCCATCGTAGCTGGACGCAAGGGCAATATTCTCGGCCCGGATCTGTTCTGGGATACCACCTCGCGTGTGGTGGAAATCCAGGAGCTGGGCGAAATCAAACGCCTGCCAAAACTGGAATCGATGCAGATTGACCTGGACGCCATGTACGCAGCCATCGACGATTCCGTTTCCATGGTTCAGGTGACCAACCCGAATAACCCCACCGGCCTGCTGATCGACCCGGTGGCCATGAATAACTTCTGCATCAAGGCTTCCAAGAAATGCACCGTACTGTCGGATGAGGCCTACAACGAAATCACCGACAACAGCGATGCCAACTCGGTAATCCCGCTGGTGAAACAGGGTCACGACATCATCGTCGCGCGCACCTTTTCCAAAATTTACGGCCTCGCCGGCATGCGCGTGGGCTACCTGATCGCGCAGCCGGAAAAAATCGCCGAGATAGAGAAGTACGGTGTGGGCTGGTACGGGCTCAACCAGGCCGGTCTTGCCGCTGCGATTGCCAGCTATGAAGATCACACCTTCATGGATTACTGCCGCAGCAAGATCAAGGAAGCGCGTGAAATGGTCAGCGCCGCGGTCAAGGAAAATGGTCTCACCGCTCTGCCGTCGGTTACCAATTTCATGTTCGTCAATCTCGGCGAGCTCAACGCGGAGACCTTCCGTGCAGAGATGGAGAAAGAGAACGTGCATATTCGCGGCATCTACCGCGATTACACCAACTGGTCGCGCGTCAGCATGGGCTTTATCGAGGATGTGCAGAAATACACTTCTGCACTGCCGAAGGTTCTGCACCGCATGGGCTGA
- a CDS encoding sulfite exporter TauE/SafE family protein: protein MSIEEVSLFILLLCAAGLIAGITAGLFGNGGGFVVVPALLAVFPFLHSATDEMMRVAVGTSLASIVISSARSVQAHNKRGAVDFKVLRDWSIWIVLGVGAGLYIASFTDSKSLVKVFAGGVLLYSIYFLFPHLFDGLKGKLQMPTGIARAGLASFLGGFSSLLGIGGGTITVMTMVLCNRPAHQAVATASGIGFLIGLPGAIGFLIMGLGAPNLPMGSIGYINIPALIAISAFSIISAPIGARWAHSLNELHLKRLFGVYLIAVSVAMFAKA from the coding sequence ATGAGTATCGAGGAAGTATCTCTGTTTATCCTGCTGCTGTGCGCCGCGGGTTTGATTGCGGGAATTACCGCGGGGTTGTTTGGCAACGGCGGAGGATTTGTGGTGGTGCCCGCGCTGCTCGCAGTATTCCCCTTCCTGCACAGCGCCACGGATGAAATGATGCGGGTGGCCGTCGGCACCTCGCTCGCCTCCATCGTAATTTCCTCAGCGCGCTCGGTGCAGGCGCACAACAAACGGGGCGCAGTGGACTTCAAGGTACTGCGTGACTGGTCGATATGGATTGTGCTCGGAGTGGGCGCGGGCCTGTATATCGCCTCTTTTACCGATAGCAAAAGTTTGGTGAAGGTATTTGCCGGCGGTGTGTTGCTCTATTCCATCTATTTTTTGTTTCCCCATCTGTTCGATGGCCTCAAAGGCAAACTGCAGATGCCCACGGGTATCGCCCGCGCGGGGCTTGCCAGCTTTCTCGGCGGGTTTTCTTCATTGCTCGGTATCGGCGGCGGCACCATTACGGTGATGACCATGGTGCTGTGCAACCGCCCGGCGCACCAGGCTGTGGCAACCGCCTCCGGAATCGGCTTCCTGATCGGCCTGCCCGGTGCCATCGGCTTCCTGATCATGGGACTCGGCGCACCAAATTTGCCCATGGGCTCCATCGGTTACATCAATATTCCCGCGCTGATCGCGATTTCCGCCTTTTCCATCATCTCTGCCCCCATCGGCGCGCGCTGGGCGCACAGCCTGAACGAGCTGCACCTGAAGCGGCTGTTCGGGGTTTACCTGATTGCGGTATCCGTGGCGATGTTTGCCAAGGCATAA